The following coding sequences are from one Lolium rigidum isolate FL_2022 chromosome 6, APGP_CSIRO_Lrig_0.1, whole genome shotgun sequence window:
- the LOC124663965 gene encoding cytochrome P450 710A2-like, giving the protein MQDEAATARRPPPAQTDDEELGGFLFAAQDASTSSLCWAVSALESHPDVLARVRAEVAAVWSPESGEPITAEKIQGMRYTQAVAREVVRYRPPATLVPHIAGEPFQLTEWYTVPKGAIVFPSVYESSFQGFPAPDAFDPDRFFSDARREDVAYKRNFLAFGAGAHQCVGQRYALNHLVLFLALFVSVADFKRDTTDGCDDPVYMPTIVPRDGCSVYLNQRCASFPSF; this is encoded by the coding sequence ATGCAGGACGAGGccgcgacggcgaggaggccgCCGCCCGCGCAAACCGATGACGAGGAGCTCGGGGGGTTCCTCTTCGCCGCGCAGGACGCGTCCACCTCCTCGCTCTGCTGGGCGGTCTCCGCGCTCGAGTCCCACCCGGACGTGCTCGCCCGCGTGCGCGCCGAGGTGGCGGCCGTCTGGTCGCCCGAGTCCGGCGAGCCCATCACCGCCGAGAAGATCCAGGGGATGAGGTACACGCAGGCGGTGGCGCGCGAGGTGGTCCGCTACCGGCCCCCGGCGACGCTGGTGCCGCACATCGCCGGCGAGCCGTTCCAGCTCACCGAGTGGTACACGGTGCCCAAGGGCGCCATCGTGTTCCCGTCCGTCTACGAGTCCTCCTTCCAGGGCTTCCCGGCGCCCGACGCCTTCGACCCAGACCGCTTCTTCTCCGACGCGCGCAGGGAGGACGTCGCCTACAAGCGCAACTTCCTGGCATTCGGCGCCGGCGCGCACCAGTGCGTCGGCCAGCGCTACGCGCTCAACCACCTCGTGCTCTTCCTCGCGCTCTTCGTCTCCGTCGCAGACTTCAAGCGGGACACGACGGACGGCTGCGACGACCCCGTGTACATGCCCACCATCGTGCCCAGGGACGGCTGCTCCGTCTACCTCAACCAACGCTGCGCAAGCTTCCCGTCCTTCTGA